One genomic window of bacterium includes the following:
- the lipA gene encoding lipoyl synthase, whose amino-acid sequence MSLDRRPEWLKVRLPTGPNFRELVGIMRTQALHTVCEEARCPNIGDCWERRTATFLILGNVCTRHCAYCAIAHGLPTELDVQEPERVAAATSAMGLRHVVITSVDRDDLRDGGAAMFARTIRLIRERHPRCSVEVLIPDFKGDADALRTVLDAGPDILNHNIETVPRLFRAVRAGGNFRRSLDLLAQAKAQAGRWVTKSGMMVGLGETWDEVLATMRALRDVECEILTIGQYLSPGKDYHPIARYYRPEEFAALKHEGVSMGFRHVESGPLVRSSYHADEQAVGAGAIPAAP is encoded by the coding sequence ATGAGTCTGGATCGACGGCCGGAGTGGTTGAAGGTAAGGCTCCCCACGGGCCCCAACTTTCGGGAGCTGGTCGGCATCATGCGGACCCAGGCGCTGCACACGGTCTGCGAGGAGGCCCGCTGTCCCAACATCGGCGACTGCTGGGAGCGGCGGACGGCGACGTTCCTCATCCTCGGGAATGTCTGCACGCGGCACTGCGCGTACTGCGCGATCGCTCACGGCCTCCCCACCGAGTTGGACGTGCAGGAGCCGGAACGCGTGGCGGCGGCCACATCCGCGATGGGCCTGCGCCACGTCGTCATCACCTCGGTGGACCGGGACGATCTGCGGGACGGAGGGGCCGCGATGTTTGCCCGGACGATCCGGCTGATCCGGGAACGCCACCCCCGGTGCTCCGTCGAGGTGCTGATCCCGGACTTCAAGGGGGATGCGGACGCGCTGCGCACCGTGCTCGACGCCGGCCCCGACATTCTGAACCACAACATCGAGACCGTCCCGCGGCTGTTTCGGGCCGTGCGCGCCGGCGGGAACTTCCGCAGGTCGCTCGATCTGCTCGCCCAGGCGAAGGCGCAGGCCGGGCGTTGGGTGACGAAGAGCGGGATGATGGTGGGCTTAGGGGAGACCTGGGACGAGGTGCTGGCGACGATGCGGGCCCTTCGGGATGTCGAGTGCGAGATCCTCACGATCGGACAGTACCTGAGCCCGGGAAAGGATTACCATCCGATCGCCCGTTATTACCGTCCCGAGGAGTTCGCCGCGCTCAAACACGAGGGGGTCTCGATGGGATTCCGCCACGTCGAGTCCGGGCCGCTCGTGCGCAGCAGTTACCACGCCGATGAGCAGGCGGTCGGGGCGGGCGCGATTCCTGCGGCGCCGTGA
- a CDS encoding NifU family protein: MHARVEKVLDQIRPYVQQDGGDLELIDVVDGVVQIRLAGSCVGCMYSMMTLQAGVERMLKEQVPEIKAVESAPF, translated from the coding sequence CTGCACGCGCGGGTCGAGAAGGTCCTCGACCAGATCCGGCCCTATGTCCAGCAAGACGGCGGCGACCTCGAGTTGATCGACGTCGTCGACGGGGTCGTGCAGATCCGGCTGGCCGGGTCATGCGTCGGCTGCATGTACTCGATGATGACGCTCCAAGCCGGCGTCGAGCGGATGCTCAAGGAGCAGGTCCCCGAGATCAAGGCAGTCGAGTCGGCGCCCTTTTAG
- a CDS encoding dihydrolipoamide acetyltransferase family protein → MPTEVKMPQLGESVHEGTIGKWLKRPGDAVAKYEPLVEVNTDKVNVEMPSPFAGVLRQILVEEGTTVVVGTAIAVIEEQGGAAARAAAPGIAQPSSPAAPPAMGDGGRSRAPVPPDTRSQAPRLTPLVRRLAEEHRLSPEELASIPGSGEGGRITKDDVLRHIETQRASPRSQAPAAPSPSATRASSPGGDRQGAAQDELHRFSPVRRAIAERMAQSKREIPHAYGTIEVDLTALVRHREAHKATWQAREGVNVSLTAFLVRAAARALRAYPMVNATYTPEGILYKHAIHFGVGVAIPDGLIVPVIKHADQKGVVGLAAEIAQLAERARDGKLTLDDVSGGTFTLTNPGVFGSITSMPIINYPQAAILAADAIVRRPVVVGEGIAIRDVMHLGIAFDHRVFDGAVAMRFLNHIKQQLEGFAPAGESPEF, encoded by the coding sequence ATGCCCACCGAGGTCAAGATGCCCCAGCTCGGCGAGAGCGTGCACGAGGGGACGATCGGCAAATGGCTCAAGCGCCCCGGCGACGCGGTCGCGAAGTACGAGCCGCTGGTCGAGGTGAACACCGACAAGGTGAACGTCGAGATGCCGTCGCCGTTCGCGGGGGTGCTTCGGCAGATCCTCGTCGAGGAAGGCACGACGGTGGTCGTCGGCACCGCGATCGCGGTGATCGAAGAGCAGGGGGGCGCCGCGGCCCGCGCAGCCGCACCCGGGATCGCACAGCCATCGAGCCCCGCCGCGCCGCCGGCAATGGGCGACGGCGGGCGCTCCCGCGCCCCCGTGCCGCCGGACACCCGATCGCAGGCCCCGCGGCTGACCCCGCTTGTCCGGCGCTTGGCCGAGGAGCATCGGCTGAGCCCCGAGGAGCTGGCGTCGATCCCGGGCAGCGGAGAGGGCGGCCGGATCACCAAGGATGACGTGCTGCGGCACATCGAGACCCAACGCGCATCGCCCCGATCACAGGCGCCGGCCGCCCCGTCCCCGTCCGCGACTCGCGCGTCCTCCCCTGGGGGGGACAGGCAGGGCGCGGCTCAGGATGAGCTTCACCGGTTCTCGCCCGTGCGCCGGGCCATCGCCGAGCGCATGGCGCAAAGCAAACGGGAGATCCCCCACGCTTATGGGACGATCGAGGTGGACCTCACCGCGCTGGTGCGGCACCGGGAGGCGCATAAGGCGACCTGGCAGGCCCGGGAGGGTGTCAACGTCTCCCTCACCGCGTTTCTCGTGCGGGCGGCCGCCCGAGCGCTCAGGGCGTATCCGATGGTGAACGCCACGTACACGCCGGAAGGCATCCTCTACAAGCACGCGATCCATTTCGGCGTGGGCGTCGCGATCCCCGACGGGTTGATCGTGCCCGTGATCAAGCATGCGGACCAGAAGGGCGTCGTGGGCCTGGCCGCCGAGATCGCGCAACTCGCCGAGCGCGCGCGCGACGGAAAGCTCACGCTCGACGACGTCTCGGGCGGGACATTCACGCTGACGAACCCGGGCGTGTTCGGGTCGATCACCTCCATGCCGATCATCAACTATCCACAGGCGGCGATCCTGGCCGCGGACGCGATCGTCCGGCGGCCGGTCGTCGTCGGCGAGGGGATCGCGATCCGCGACGTGATGCATCTCGGGATCGCGTTCGACCACCGCGTCTTCGACGGGGCGGTGGCGATGCGGTTCCTCAACCATATCAAGCAGCAGCTCGAGGGGTTTGCCCCGGCGGGGGAGTCTCCCGAGTTTTAG
- a CDS encoding methionine synthase encodes MTEQILLTTTVGSFPKPPYLVEARRKHARKQIDAGEFRDLERRATEEWIRRQEEIGVDILVDGEMYRGDMVAYFADQMDGFAIPGIVRSYGNRYYPKPAVVAPVGRRGPITVEWWSYSQSLTSRPVKGMLTGPYTIAEWSFNEHYPTRRELVLELARAIHDEAVDLERAGARYIQIDEPAIHTRPDADFDLAVEAMEIVTKGLKAYTISHVCYGDVPRIYPAMLRLAVDQLDLALKNEEYALLDTFKSPKFTKDIGLGVLDAHSHRTETPEEVVDGIRRTLKVIPLPQVYVTPDCGLKTRTIDETVAKLTSMVEGARRVREELAR; translated from the coding sequence ATGACGGAGCAGATCCTACTCACCACGACGGTAGGCAGTTTCCCCAAACCGCCCTATCTAGTAGAAGCCCGGCGGAAGCACGCGCGCAAGCAGATCGATGCGGGAGAGTTTCGGGACCTCGAGCGGCGGGCCACGGAGGAGTGGATCCGGCGCCAGGAGGAGATCGGGGTCGACATCCTCGTGGACGGCGAGATGTACCGCGGGGACATGGTGGCCTACTTTGCGGACCAGATGGACGGGTTCGCCATCCCCGGGATCGTGCGGTCGTATGGGAATCGATACTACCCGAAGCCCGCGGTCGTGGCGCCGGTCGGGCGGCGCGGGCCCATCACCGTGGAGTGGTGGTCGTACTCGCAGAGCCTGACCTCCCGGCCGGTGAAGGGGATGCTGACCGGGCCGTACACGATCGCCGAGTGGTCGTTCAACGAGCATTACCCCACCCGCCGCGAACTGGTGCTCGAACTCGCCCGCGCGATCCACGATGAGGCCGTCGACCTCGAACGCGCGGGGGCTCGGTACATCCAGATCGACGAACCCGCCATTCACACCAGGCCGGATGCGGACTTCGACCTGGCCGTCGAAGCCATGGAGATCGTCACGAAGGGGCTGAAGGCGTATACGATCTCACACGTCTGCTATGGGGATGTCCCCCGCATCTACCCGGCGATGCTGCGCCTCGCAGTGGACCAGCTGGACCTCGCGCTCAAGAACGAGGAGTACGCGCTGCTGGACACGTTCAAGTCTCCGAAGTTCACCAAGGACATCGGGCTCGGCGTCCTCGACGCGCACAGTCATCGCACGGAGACGCCTGAAGAGGTCGTGGACGGAATCCGCCGGACGCTCAAGGTGATCCCGCTGCCTCAAGTCTACGTGACGCCGGACTGCGGCCTCAAGACCAGGACGATCGATGAGACCGTCGCGAAACTCACCTCCATGGTGGAAGGCGCCCGGCGCGTTCGGGAGGAGCTGGCCCGATAG
- a CDS encoding iron-sulfur cluster assembly accessory protein, which yields MSIEVGRPTVTVSDSAIAKLKEMLAEQNEPNLCFRVFIQQGGCDGFSYGMAFDSPDADDEIIERGGVRLLVDKTSSRLLRGAEIDYVASVTATGFAIRNPNAVSTCGCGHSFKTADDHGQADPCGEEDHEHGSTD from the coding sequence GTGTCCATCGAGGTGGGCCGACCCACCGTGACCGTGTCCGACAGCGCGATTGCGAAGCTCAAGGAGATGCTCGCGGAGCAGAACGAACCCAATCTCTGCTTCCGCGTGTTTATCCAGCAGGGCGGATGCGATGGGTTTTCGTACGGCATGGCGTTCGATTCGCCCGATGCGGACGACGAGATCATTGAGCGAGGCGGAGTGCGCCTCCTCGTCGACAAGACCAGTTCGCGTCTTCTTCGGGGCGCGGAGATCGATTACGTCGCATCGGTGACAGCCACAGGGTTTGCGATTCGCAACCCGAATGCCGTGTCCACCTGCGGGTGCGGCCACTCGTTCAAGACCGCGGACGACCACGGGCAGGCGGACCCCTGCGGCGAGGAGGATCACGAGCATGGATCAACAGACTAG
- a CDS encoding methylcobamide--CoM methyltransferase: protein MKTTVVGSYPKIPDPPAPGRWRTSVEKLQRGEITAEDMRRVEEEVTAEVLAEMDRAGIDIVTDGQIRWEDGQTYFTRGLAGFSINGLQRYFDTNVYFRQPIAIGETAWRAPISVADYTFAAARSQRPVKPVVSGPFTLAVLSRDEFYGNQDQFVMALASSLNQELRALAAAGAPVIQVDEPGLLTHRDRFPLFRRAMDVLWDGVTAERALYTYFGPVDGLYPAILDLPVDILGLDFVAGAQNWDVLRKAKFTKQLGLGIVDARNTKMETPEAVADACRRAAEIVPADHLHVGPSAGLEFLPRKVAQRKLEVLAAGARRFREGAA from the coding sequence GTGAAGACGACGGTTGTAGGAAGCTATCCGAAGATTCCTGATCCCCCGGCTCCGGGGCGGTGGCGCACAAGCGTCGAGAAGCTCCAGCGGGGCGAGATCACCGCGGAGGACATGCGCCGCGTGGAGGAAGAGGTCACGGCGGAAGTGCTCGCGGAGATGGATCGCGCGGGGATCGACATCGTGACGGACGGGCAGATTCGGTGGGAGGACGGGCAGACCTATTTCACACGCGGCCTCGCGGGGTTCTCGATCAACGGCCTGCAGCGGTACTTTGACACGAACGTGTATTTCCGGCAGCCCATCGCGATCGGGGAGACCGCGTGGCGCGCGCCCATCAGCGTCGCCGATTACACGTTTGCCGCGGCCCGCAGCCAGCGGCCGGTCAAGCCGGTCGTGAGCGGCCCGTTCACCCTGGCCGTCCTGAGCCGGGATGAGTTCTACGGGAACCAGGACCAGTTCGTCATGGCCCTGGCTTCTTCTCTCAACCAGGAACTCCGGGCACTGGCCGCCGCCGGCGCGCCGGTGATTCAGGTGGACGAGCCCGGCCTGCTGACTCATCGCGACCGATTTCCTCTCTTCCGGCGCGCCATGGACGTGTTGTGGGACGGGGTGACCGCGGAGCGGGCGCTGTATACTTATTTCGGGCCCGTGGACGGTTTGTACCCGGCGATCCTCGACCTCCCGGTCGATATCCTCGGTCTCGACTTCGTCGCTGGCGCCCAAAACTGGGACGTGCTGCGGAAGGCGAAGTTCACCAAGCAGCTGGGCCTCGGCATCGTGGATGCGCGGAACACCAAGATGGAGACGCCCGAGGCGGTCGCCGACGCATGCCGCCGGGCCGCCGAGATCGTCCCAGCGGACCACCTGCACGTGGGGCCGAGCGCGGGGCTCGAGTTCCTGCCGCGAAAAGTGGCCCAACGGAAGCTAGAGGTCCTGGCGGCGGGCGCCCGCCGGTTCCGGGAGGGAGCCGCATGA
- the moeB gene encoding molybdopterin-synthase adenylyltransferase MoeB translates to MATTRVAEARAQAPRLTETQMERYSRQIILEEMGVEGQARLLESKVLIIGAGGLGSPTALYLAAAGVGTIGIVDGDQVDLTNLHRQILHATSALGRPKTESARKTLGELNPDVTVVPYQTVLTSANALDVLAPYDVVINGSDNFPTRYLVNDACVLLGKPLVDASILKWEGQATTFLPGRGCYRCLFPTPPPPGAVPSCAEGGILGALCGFMGSRQALETLKVLLGVGETLANRLLIFDALEGETRVVRWNRNPQCPVCGDQPTIRALIDYEQFCGMPAHDRPATPAQAPVPQVSPEEAKTLLDRGGVQLVDVREPWEYDEAHIPGCRLIPLGDVPVRHGEIDRETPVVVYCKSGGRSAKAVTFLREQGYAKALNLSGGILAWMNAQLPTE, encoded by the coding sequence ATGGCGACGACAAGAGTAGCTGAGGCGCGGGCGCAGGCTCCGCGGCTCACCGAGACGCAGATGGAGCGCTACTCGCGCCAGATCATTCTGGAGGAGATGGGCGTCGAGGGGCAGGCTCGGCTCCTCGAGAGCAAGGTCTTGATCATCGGGGCCGGCGGGTTGGGGTCCCCAACGGCGCTGTACCTCGCGGCCGCGGGCGTGGGGACGATCGGGATCGTGGACGGCGATCAGGTGGACTTGACGAACCTGCACCGGCAGATCCTGCACGCTACATCGGCCCTGGGCCGGCCCAAGACCGAATCGGCGCGGAAGACGCTGGGGGAACTGAACCCGGACGTGACTGTGGTGCCGTATCAAACGGTGCTCACGAGCGCGAACGCGCTGGACGTGCTTGCCCCCTACGACGTCGTGATCAACGGCAGCGACAACTTTCCGACGCGCTACCTGGTGAACGACGCCTGCGTCCTGCTCGGCAAGCCGCTCGTGGATGCCAGCATTCTCAAGTGGGAAGGCCAGGCCACGACGTTTCTGCCGGGCCGCGGCTGCTACCGGTGCCTGTTCCCGACCCCGCCCCCACCGGGAGCGGTGCCGTCTTGCGCCGAAGGCGGCATTCTCGGGGCGCTGTGCGGCTTCATGGGGAGCCGGCAGGCCCTCGAGACGTTGAAGGTGCTGCTGGGCGTCGGAGAGACCCTGGCGAACCGGTTGCTGATCTTCGACGCCCTCGAGGGGGAGACGCGCGTCGTGCGCTGGAACCGGAACCCGCAGTGCCCCGTGTGCGGCGACCAGCCAACGATTCGCGCGCTGATCGACTACGAGCAGTTCTGCGGCATGCCGGCGCACGACCGCCCGGCGACCCCGGCGCAGGCGCCGGTCCCGCAGGTCTCGCCCGAGGAGGCGAAGACCTTGCTCGATCGCGGCGGGGTGCAATTGGTGGACGTCCGCGAGCCCTGGGAGTACGATGAGGCGCACATCCCGGGCTGCCGGCTGATCCCGTTGGGCGACGTGCCGGTGCGGCACGGAGAGATCGACCGGGAGACACCGGTTGTGGTCTACTGCAAATCCGGAGGGCGGAGCGCCAAAGCGGTGACATTTCTTCGTGAGCAGGGATATGCGAAGGCGCTCAACCTCAGCGGTGGGATCCTGGCCTGGATGAACGCCCAGCTTCCTACCGAATAG
- a CDS encoding NAD(P)/FAD-dependent oxidoreductase, giving the protein MPADVFDVTILGGGPVGLYAAYYSGFRALRTKIIESLGALGGQVTALYPEKWIYDVAGFPKILGRELVDNLAEQAMQYTPTVCLGETVGTLTAQPDGTIHLASEGAMHATRTVLITAGIGAFHPKTFKNPLIDGFEGRGLYYFVRSFQDFKDKRVLIVGGGDSAVDWALGLIGIARSITLIHRRDQFRAFEDSVQKLHTSPVQVKTFYELRRLEGGTQVERAVIYQNKTNTEESLEVDAVIASLGFLSTLGPIQGWGLELEHDSIRVNTRMETNVRGVYASGDVVTYPGKVKLIATGFGEAATAINNATAYLNPKASVFPGHSSSQDVHTKQKAPVGT; this is encoded by the coding sequence ATGCCAGCGGATGTGTTCGACGTCACCATCCTCGGCGGCGGGCCGGTGGGGCTCTACGCCGCGTACTACTCCGGGTTTCGCGCGCTCCGGACCAAGATCATTGAGAGCCTCGGCGCCCTGGGCGGCCAGGTCACCGCGCTCTACCCGGAAAAGTGGATCTACGATGTGGCGGGGTTCCCCAAGATCCTGGGCCGCGAGCTGGTCGACAACCTCGCGGAGCAGGCGATGCAGTACACGCCGACCGTGTGCCTCGGCGAGACGGTGGGGACGCTCACGGCGCAGCCCGATGGCACGATTCATCTCGCCTCGGAGGGAGCGATGCACGCGACGCGGACGGTCCTGATCACCGCGGGCATCGGGGCCTTTCACCCCAAGACGTTCAAGAATCCGCTGATCGATGGATTCGAAGGCAGGGGACTGTACTACTTCGTCCGCAGCTTTCAGGATTTCAAGGACAAGCGCGTCTTGATCGTCGGCGGTGGGGACTCCGCCGTCGACTGGGCGCTCGGGCTCATCGGAATCGCCCGGTCGATCACCTTGATCCACCGCCGCGACCAGTTCCGGGCGTTTGAGGACTCGGTGCAAAAGCTTCACACGTCGCCCGTGCAGGTGAAGACCTTCTACGAGCTGCGCCGTCTCGAGGGCGGAACGCAGGTCGAGCGGGCGGTCATCTACCAGAACAAGACCAACACTGAAGAGTCGCTCGAGGTGGATGCGGTGATCGCCTCGCTGGGGTTTTTGAGCACCCTCGGGCCGATCCAGGGATGGGGCCTCGAGCTGGAACACGACAGCATCCGGGTCAACACGCGGATGGAGACGAACGTGCGAGGCGTGTACGCCTCGGGGGATGTCGTCACCTACCCGGGCAAAGTCAAGCTGATCGCGACCGGGTTTGGCGAGGCCGCGACCGCGATCAACAACGCCACCGCGTACCTGAACCCGAAGGCGAGCGTCTTCCCGGGCCACAGCAGCTCACAGGACGTGCACACCAAGCAGAAGGCGCCGGTCGGAACCTAG
- a CDS encoding acyl-CoA dehydrogenase family protein, producing the protein MTGRRPGVRFEYSEEQRLIWDTARAFAARELRPHARAWDAEGTFPTALIPKLAELGFLGMTIPQEYGGSGLDTVSLALAIEAIAWGDGGVALTVASHNSLCSGHIVLAGTDAQKRTYLPRLASGQALGAWALTEPGSGSDAAALATRAVRRGTRWVLNGTKVFVTQGSLAGVYVIMARTDPEAGSRGISAFLVERGTPGLRVGKHEDKLGVRSSDTAEVVLEDCEAAPDAMLGAPGDGYRDALRVLEGGRIGIGAMALGLGRAALEASIAYASERRAFGRTIAGFQAIQWMLADMVTELDAAELLVMEAASRAAAGLPHRQHSSMAKLYASEAASRAASKAVQIHGGYGLIKDYVVERIYRDVKLCEIGEGTSEVQRMLIAREVLV; encoded by the coding sequence GTGACGGGGAGGCGACCGGGCGTGCGCTTCGAGTACAGCGAGGAACAGCGCCTGATCTGGGATACGGCACGCGCGTTCGCAGCCCGGGAGTTACGCCCCCATGCGCGCGCGTGGGACGCGGAGGGAACATTTCCGACCGCGCTGATCCCCAAACTGGCGGAACTCGGCTTCCTCGGGATGACCATTCCCCAAGAGTACGGCGGTTCGGGCCTCGACACGGTCAGCCTGGCCCTGGCGATCGAGGCGATCGCGTGGGGGGACGGCGGCGTCGCGCTCACCGTCGCCTCCCACAACTCGCTCTGCTCGGGTCACATCGTGCTCGCGGGGACCGACGCGCAGAAGCGAACCTACCTGCCCCGCCTCGCGTCCGGCCAGGCCCTGGGGGCGTGGGCATTGACCGAACCGGGCTCGGGCAGCGATGCCGCAGCGCTCGCCACACGCGCGGTGCGGCGCGGCACCCGATGGGTGCTGAACGGCACCAAGGTGTTCGTGACGCAGGGCAGCCTGGCCGGGGTGTATGTGATCATGGCCCGGACCGATCCGGAGGCCGGATCTCGGGGGATCTCGGCGTTTCTCGTAGAGCGCGGGACCCCGGGGCTGCGCGTCGGGAAGCACGAGGACAAACTCGGGGTCCGGTCGAGCGACACCGCCGAGGTCGTTCTGGAGGATTGCGAGGCGGCCCCGGATGCGATGCTCGGCGCGCCGGGCGACGGCTATCGGGACGCGCTGCGCGTGCTGGAGGGGGGCCGGATCGGGATCGGCGCGATGGCGCTCGGGCTCGGTCGGGCCGCGCTGGAGGCATCGATCGCCTATGCCAGCGAGCGGCGGGCGTTCGGCCGGACGATCGCCGGGTTCCAGGCGATTCAATGGATGCTGGCGGACATGGTCACCGAGCTCGACGCCGCCGAACTGCTCGTGATGGAAGCCGCCTCACGAGCGGCGGCCGGGCTGCCCCACCGGCAGCACAGCTCGATGGCGAAACTGTACGCGTCGGAGGCGGCCTCTCGGGCGGCCTCCAAGGCCGTGCAGATCCACGGAGGCTATGGATTGATCAAGGACTATGTGGTCGAGCGGATCTACCGCGACGTGAAGCTCTGCGAAATCGGAGAGGGGACCTCCGAGGTGCAGCGGATGCTGATCGCGCGCGAGGTCCTAGTCTAA